A stretch of the Mustela lutreola isolate mMusLut2 chromosome 18, mMusLut2.pri, whole genome shotgun sequence genome encodes the following:
- the STOX2 gene encoding storkhead-box protein 2 isoform X6 yields MSPISQSQFIPLGEILCLAISAMNSARKPVTQEALMEHLTTCFPGVPTPSQEILRHTLNTLVRERKIYPTPDGYFIVTPQTYFITPSLIRTNSKWYHLDERIPDRSQCTSPQPGTITPSASGCVRERTLPRNHCDSCHCCREDMHSMLASTLQRKPAKDCKDPYCPPSLCQVPPTEKSKSTVNFSYKTETLSKPKDGEKQSKKFGLKLFRLSFKKDKTKQLANFSAQFPPEEWPLRDEDTPTTIPREVEMEIIRRINPDLTVENVMRHTALMKKLEEEKAHRSKAGSSAHHSGRSKKSRTHRKSHGKSRSHSKTRVSKGDPSDGSHLDLPGDREYDFCDPLTRAPREGCFIIEHKGDNFIMHSNTNVIESHFPMTPEWDVSGELAKRRTEMPFPEPSRGSSHSKVHRSHSHTQDRRSRNERSSKAKERSRSMDNSKGPLGASSLGTPEDLAEGCSQDDQTPSQSYIDDSTLRPAQTIGHQRAHVSSTSYKEVCIPEIVGGSKEPSSACSLLEPGKPPESLPSCPTKTATDDYFQCNTSSETVLTVPSPLGKNKEDHDTLTLAEGVKKLPLPDRQAPHSSREPVGHKEESPKGPGGGPAASGTGAEGMANGRLVQHHSAEPSSLDKRKEIFSKDTLFKPLHSTLSVNSYHKSSLSLLKSLPKTPADTLPGRCEKLEPSLGTSVAPAMPGSQRQQESGGNQEASFDYYNVSDDDDSEEGANKNTEEEKNRDDVGTMQWLLEREKERDLQRKFEKNLTLLAPKETDSSSNQRATHSARLDSMDSSSITVDSGFNSPRTRESLASNTSSIVESNRRQNATLSPVHGGAGPAFNFRASTDPATNEAEKLQKPSNCLQASVTSV; encoded by the exons ACTCCCTCTCTCATAAGAACTAACAGTAAATGGTACCATTTGGATGAGAGGATACCTGACAGGTCTCAGTGTACCTCTCCACAACCGGGAACCATAACGCCCTCTGCCTCAGGCTGCGTCAGGGAAAGAACGTTACCCAGAAACCACTGCGACTCTTGCCACTGCTGCAGAGAAGACATGCACAGCATGCTTGCTTCCACTCTGCAGAGGAAACCCGCCAAGGACTGCAAAGACCCCTACTGCCCTCCGTCACTATGCCAGGTGCCACCCACTGAAAAGAGCAAAAGTACTGTAAACTTTTCTTATAAGACAGAAACTCTCTCAAAACCTAAAGATGGTGAAAAGCAGTCCAAAAAATTCGGGCTCAAATTATTCCGGctgagttttaaaaaagataagacCAAACAACTAGCCAATTTCTCAGCCCAGTTTCCTCCCGAGGAGTGGCCCCTGCGAGACGAAGACACACCAACTACTATCCCCAGGGAAGTGGAAATGGAAATCATTAGGCGCATTAACCCGGACTTGACCGTGGAAAATGTCATGAGGCACACTGCACTAATGAAGaaactagaagaagaaaaagcgcATAGGAGTAAAGCTGGGTCCTCTGCCCATCACAGTGGAAGAAGTAAAAAGAGTAGGACTCATCGCAAGTCCCATGGAAAATCTCGGTCACACAGCAAGACACGAGTGTCTAAAGGAGACCCTTCGGATGGTTCTCATCTGGATCTCCCAGGTGACAGAGAGTATGACTTTTGTGATCCTCTTACCAGGGCACCCAGGGAGGGCTGCTTCATCATTGAACACAAAGGAGATAACTTCATCATGCATAGCAACACGAACGTGATCGAGTCTCATTTCCCCATGACCCCAGAATGGGATGTGTCTGGGGAATTGGCCAAAAGGAGAACTGAGATGCCTTTTCCTGAACCTTCCAGGGGAAGCTCCCACTCAAAAGTGCACCGAAGTCACAGCCATACCCAGGACCGAAGGTCCAGGAATGAGAGATCCAGCAAAGCCAAGGAGAGATCCAGATCGATGGATAACTCAAAGGGCCCTCTGGGTGCTTCTTCTCTAGGGACACCCGAAGACCTGGCTGAAGGCTGTAGCCAAGATGACCAAACCCCCAGCCAGTCCTACATTGATGATAGTACTTTAAGGCCTGCACAAACAATTGGTCATCAAAGGGCTCACGTTTCATCCACGAGCTATAAAGAGGTGTGTATTCCAGAAATAGTCGGTGGCAGCAAGGAGCCTTCCAGTGCTTGTAGCCTTCTGGAGCCGGGCAAACCCCCTGAGAGTTTGCCATCCTGTCCCACAAAAACAGCTACAGATGACTATTTCCAGTGCAACACCTCCAGTGAGACAGTCCTCACGGTGCCAtcacctctgggaaagaacaAAGAGGATCATGACACTCTAACTCTGGCGGAAGGGGTGAAAAAGCTGCCTCTGCCTGACAGGCAGGCCCCACATTCTTCTAGAGAGCCTGTAGGGCACAAGGAGGAGTCACCAAAAGGGCCAGGTGGGGGTCCAGCCGCTTCGGGCACAGGGGCAGAAGGGATGGCCAATGGACGCCTCGTCCAGCACCACAGCGCTGAGCCCAGCAGCCTGGACAAGAGGAAAGAGATATTCAGCAAAGACACATTGTTCAAACCTCTTCACAGCACCTTGTCTGTCAACAGCTATCACAAATCGAGCCTGTCCCTCCTCAAATCTCTTCCGAAGACCCCTGCCGACACACTGCCAGGCCGATGCGAGAAACTGGAGCCGTCGCTGGGAACCTCAGTGGCACCAGCGATGCCCGGTTCCCAGCGTCAGCAGGAGTCAGGGGGGAACCAGGAAGCCTCTTTTGACTATTACAACGTCTCCGACGATGATGACTCTGAGGAAGGGGCCAACAAAAACAcggaagaggaaaaaaacagagatgATGTAGGCACCATGCAGTGGCTCcttgagagggagaaggaaagagacttGCAGAGGAAGTTTGAGAAGAACCTCACCCTCCTGGCCCCAAAAGAAACCGACAGCAGCAGCAACCAGAGAGCCACCCATTCGGCACGCCTCGACAGCATGGACAGCAGCAGCATCACTGTGGACAGTGGATTCAACTCCCCACG CACTCGGGAGAGCCTGGCTTCCAACACGTCCAGCATTGTTGAAAGTAACCGGCGTCAGAACGCTACCTTGAGCCCAGTCCACGGCGGAGCTGGCCCGGCCTTCAACTTCCGAGCGAGCACGGACCCCGCGACCAACGAAGCAGAGAAATTACAGAAACCTTCCAACTGCTTGCAAGCTTCTGTTACTAGTGTGTGA